From a single Elusimicrobiota bacterium genomic region:
- a CDS encoding CBS domain-containing protein, with amino-acid sequence MTSTPERRLKDKKIGEIINPRLIQAAPIISIGRAVEIMRENNSAYIVVSEKKRVVGMFTESDISQKIFNKDVDWAQPIREFMSVDPVVLRQDDPVGRAVELMAENDCYHIPLVNEKQELVNVLSVRTLIRFLAEFYPAEVYNIPPNPHQIAPRAEGG; translated from the coding sequence ATGACTTCCACACCCGAACGACGTCTTAAAGATAAGAAAATCGGTGAAATCATCAACCCCCGATTGATCCAGGCCGCGCCCATTATTTCCATTGGTCGAGCCGTGGAGATCATGCGGGAAAACAACTCCGCCTACATTGTCGTTTCCGAGAAGAAACGCGTGGTGGGCATGTTCACCGAATCGGATATCTCCCAAAAGATTTTCAACAAAGACGTGGACTGGGCTCAGCCCATCCGTGAATTCATGTCGGTGGACCCCGTGGTGCTCCGCCAAGACGACCCCGTGGGCCGCGCCGTGGAATTGATGGCCGAAAACGATTGCTACCACATTCCCCTCGTCAATGAAAAACAAGAACTGGTGAACGTGCTCAGCGTTCGAACTCTGATCCGTTTTTTAGCGGAATTTTATCCGGCGGAGGTGTACAACATCCCGCCGAACCCCCACCAAATCGCGCCCCGGGCGGAGGGCGGATGA
- a CDS encoding plasmid pRiA4b ORF-3 family protein, with amino-acid sequence MKNHPKKNKVNSSDIYQLKIVLTGSHPPIWRRLVMPGSIRLSQLHHVFQETMGWTDSHLHDFLIEKKRYSAPDPEFDSVPVYSEYTHRLSDVAPKKGMTFSYDYDPGDGWEHKVLVENISPAVKKLNHPMCLDGERACPPEDCGGMGGYEELLETLKGPDNEERRELENWLGEDFDPETFLLTETNKILAKMRL; translated from the coding sequence ATGAAAAATCATCCCAAGAAAAACAAAGTCAACTCTTCTGACATTTATCAACTTAAGATCGTTCTTACCGGTAGCCATCCGCCCATATGGCGGCGGTTGGTTATGCCCGGATCCATTAGGTTAAGCCAGCTCCACCACGTCTTTCAGGAAACCATGGGCTGGACGGATTCCCACTTGCACGATTTCTTGATTGAGAAAAAACGATACAGTGCCCCGGATCCTGAATTTGATTCGGTCCCAGTCTATTCAGAATACACCCACCGGCTAAGCGACGTGGCCCCCAAAAAGGGAATGACGTTTTCCTATGATTACGATCCTGGAGATGGATGGGAGCACAAAGTCCTGGTGGAAAACATTTCGCCTGCGGTAAAAAAGCTCAACCATCCCATGTGCCTGGACGGAGAGCGCGCTTGCCCACCCGAAGACTGCGGGGGAATGGGCGGTTATGAAGAGCTCCTCGAAACCTTGAAAGGGCCCGACAATGAGGAGCGCCGCGAATTGGAGAATTGGCTCGGCGAAGATTTTGACCCTGAAACATTTTTGCTCACAGAGACCAACAAAATTCTCGCGAAGATGAGACTCTAA
- a CDS encoding ATP-dependent DNA helicase RecQ: MTSKKNLSPLTILRETFGYESFRPGQEKIINAVLAGRDCIAVMPTGAGKSLTFQLPAKILNGPTLVISPLISLMKDQVDALLLKGFRATIINSTVSFEERRTRLGGLRRREWDLLYLAPEALEGTLRDFLQGCPIKLVVVDEAHCISSWGHDFRPAYRKLSGLKAQLGDVPILALTATATRKVAVDIIRQLGMTKPEGFKGTFFRQNLRIICQKKGAGRDLRGEIVDYLRRRNGESGIIYCMTRKNVESLAEHLRSKGIQAEPYHAGMSDKARARVQDNFLSGKTPVTVATIAFGMGIDKPNVRFVIHREMPRSIESYVQEIGRAGRDGNPSDCLLFYSWADVMAYDGFPTETNDATIAAEMNQRSRDMFRWADRPFCRHRGLAAHFDEDMENCEISCDICRQDTWDSARTQLPPPSHSVAPLEHIPRGTTARKKGPKNARNPVPEAVRGGRLYDQLRALRLKIAYEKNLPAFVIFHDAVLARLAAERPKTLEEMGGISGIGPAKLAQYGDRILKVLSEG, translated from the coding sequence ATGACTTCAAAGAAAAACCTTTCCCCCCTCACGATCCTTCGGGAAACCTTTGGGTATGAAAGTTTTCGCCCTGGACAGGAGAAAATCATTAACGCCGTCTTGGCGGGTCGAGATTGCATTGCGGTGATGCCGACCGGCGCAGGGAAATCACTCACCTTCCAACTCCCGGCGAAAATTCTGAACGGGCCGACACTCGTCATTTCCCCCCTCATTTCCCTCATGAAAGACCAGGTGGATGCCCTTCTCTTGAAAGGCTTTCGGGCCACCATCATCAATTCCACCGTATCGTTTGAAGAACGACGAACCCGCTTGGGCGGTCTGCGCCGTAGGGAATGGGATTTGCTTTACCTGGCCCCGGAAGCCCTGGAAGGCACCCTTCGGGACTTTCTTCAAGGGTGCCCGATCAAACTCGTGGTGGTGGATGAAGCCCATTGCATCAGTTCCTGGGGCCACGATTTTCGCCCAGCGTACAGAAAACTCTCTGGCCTAAAGGCCCAGTTAGGTGACGTGCCCATTTTGGCGCTCACCGCCACCGCCACCCGGAAAGTGGCGGTGGACATTATTCGTCAGTTGGGGATGACCAAACCCGAAGGGTTTAAGGGAACCTTCTTCCGCCAAAATTTGAGGATCATTTGCCAAAAGAAAGGCGCCGGGCGGGATCTTCGGGGCGAAATCGTGGATTACTTGCGTCGGCGAAATGGCGAAAGCGGCATCATCTATTGCATGACCCGAAAAAACGTCGAATCCCTGGCGGAACATCTTCGAAGCAAAGGCATTCAGGCGGAACCCTACCACGCGGGGATGTCCGACAAAGCCCGCGCCCGGGTGCAGGACAATTTTTTATCGGGGAAGACCCCCGTCACGGTGGCCACCATCGCCTTCGGAATGGGCATCGACAAACCCAACGTTCGGTTCGTCATTCACCGGGAAATGCCTCGGTCCATCGAAAGTTACGTCCAGGAAATCGGGCGGGCCGGACGGGACGGCAACCCCTCTGACTGCCTGCTCTTCTACTCCTGGGCCGACGTCATGGCCTACGATGGGTTTCCAACGGAAACCAATGACGCCACCATTGCGGCGGAGATGAACCAACGCTCCCGGGACATGTTCCGCTGGGCCGACCGTCCCTTTTGCCGCCACCGGGGCCTCGCCGCCCATTTCGACGAAGACATGGAGAATTGCGAAATCTCCTGCGACATCTGCAGACAAGACACCTGGGACAGCGCCCGAACCCAACTCCCCCCCCCATCCCACTCCGTTGCCCCCCTGGAACATATCCCTCGTGGAACCACTGCCCGGAAAAAGGGACCTAAAAATGCTCGCAACCCCGTTCCAGAAGCCGTCCGCGGTGGCCGGCTGTACGACCAACTCCGTGCCCTTCGACTCAAAATTGCCTACGAAAAGAATCTCCCAGCCTTCGTCATTTTCCACGACGCCGTTCTGGCCCGCCTTGCCGCCGAGCGCCCCAAAACCCTTGAAGAAATGGGGGGAATCTCCGGTATAGGCCCCGCCAAACTAGCCCAATACGGGGACCGTATCCTGAAGGTTCTTAGCGAGGGGTAA
- a CDS encoding 2-oxoacid:acceptor oxidoreductase subunit alpha — protein MTPSKPTKTIPTVIVRFAGDSGDGMQLTGDQFTDTTAAMGNDFSTIPDFPAEIRAPAGTLPGVSSFQLQFSDDPVFTPGDRADVLIAMNPAALKVNLHQVKKGGLLILNENAFDKVGWEKAAYSSNPLEDGSLRDWQVLKVPLADLTLNALQDHPLRASEKDRCKNFFALGLMFWLYDRNMEHTIAWISEKFSKKPEFVNANIAALKAGYNHADITEMLPTRYEVRKSKLEPGTYRKITGNEATALGLIAAAELSGKTLFYGSYPITPASGILEGLSKHKEFGVKTFQAEDEIAAIGSAIGASFGGALGVTGTSGPGLCLKSEALNLAIITELPLVVVNVQRTGPSTGMPTKTEQTDLLQVLFGRNGESPLCVVAPQSPAHSFALAVEACRIALTHMTPVVLLSDGYLANSSEPWKLPEVKDLPKIVVTHPVEGKGKFSPYARDPKTLARPWAIPGTAGLEHRIGGLEKQDVTGTVSYDPDNHEKMVRLRAEKVARIADDIPPLYVRGPARGKVLVLGWGSTHGAIHAAVDEINKSGKGPVAQAHLHYLNPLPKNTRDVFMSFEKILVPELNSGQLLMILRHLFPAIAERFMGFNRIKGIPFFVADIRQGIEEVLEWK, from the coding sequence ATGACCCCTTCGAAACCAACAAAAACCATTCCCACTGTCATCGTCCGCTTCGCTGGCGATTCAGGGGACGGCATGCAGTTAACCGGCGACCAGTTCACCGACACCACCGCCGCCATGGGGAATGATTTTTCCACGATCCCCGATTTCCCCGCGGAAATCCGCGCGCCCGCGGGCACACTGCCCGGCGTGTCCAGTTTTCAGCTCCAGTTCTCGGACGACCCGGTGTTTACCCCTGGGGACCGCGCCGACGTCCTCATTGCCATGAACCCCGCCGCTCTGAAGGTGAACCTCCACCAGGTCAAGAAAGGCGGCCTGCTCATTTTGAACGAAAACGCCTTTGATAAAGTTGGGTGGGAAAAAGCCGCCTATTCCTCCAACCCTTTAGAGGACGGAAGCCTGCGGGACTGGCAGGTGCTCAAGGTTCCCCTGGCGGACCTCACCTTAAACGCGCTCCAAGATCATCCTCTTCGCGCGTCCGAAAAAGATCGCTGCAAAAACTTCTTTGCCCTGGGCCTCATGTTTTGGCTGTACGACCGGAACATGGAGCACACGATCGCGTGGATCTCCGAGAAGTTTTCCAAGAAACCGGAATTCGTGAACGCCAACATTGCCGCTTTAAAAGCAGGGTACAACCACGCGGACATCACAGAAATGTTACCCACGCGCTATGAGGTGCGTAAATCAAAACTCGAACCCGGCACCTATCGAAAAATCACGGGAAATGAAGCCACCGCTTTGGGCCTGATCGCGGCCGCCGAACTGTCCGGGAAAACACTTTTTTATGGTTCCTACCCCATCACTCCGGCCTCCGGCATATTGGAAGGGCTTTCCAAACATAAAGAATTTGGAGTTAAAACCTTTCAAGCGGAGGACGAAATTGCGGCCATCGGGTCCGCCATCGGGGCCAGTTTCGGTGGTGCCCTAGGGGTGACCGGAACGTCCGGCCCTGGACTGTGCTTAAAATCAGAAGCGCTCAATTTGGCTATTATTACGGAACTTCCGTTGGTGGTGGTTAACGTCCAGAGAACGGGCCCCTCCACCGGGATGCCGACAAAAACCGAACAAACCGACCTTTTGCAAGTTCTCTTTGGCCGGAACGGGGAATCCCCCCTCTGTGTGGTCGCCCCCCAAAGCCCGGCTCATTCTTTTGCATTGGCCGTGGAAGCCTGTCGAATTGCGCTCACCCACATGACCCCTGTCGTTTTACTGTCGGACGGCTACCTGGCCAACAGTTCCGAACCCTGGAAACTTCCAGAGGTCAAGGATCTCCCTAAAATCGTCGTGACCCACCCCGTCGAGGGAAAGGGGAAGTTTTCTCCCTACGCCCGAGACCCGAAGACCTTGGCCCGCCCCTGGGCGATCCCTGGGACTGCCGGACTGGAACATCGGATTGGCGGCTTGGAAAAACAGGACGTGACCGGAACGGTCAGCTACGACCCCGACAACCACGAAAAAATGGTTCGACTCCGAGCGGAGAAAGTGGCCCGCATCGCGGACGATATCCCCCCTTTATATGTGCGCGGGCCCGCCCGGGGAAAAGTGCTGGTGCTCGGGTGGGGATCCACCCACGGCGCCATCCACGCGGCTGTGGACGAAATCAACAAGAGTGGAAAAGGCCCCGTGGCCCAGGCCCATCTCCACTATTTGAACCCCCTTCCGAAGAACACCCGAGACGTGTTCATGAGTTTTGAAAAGATTTTGGTGCCTGAACTGAACAGCGGCCAACTCCTCATGATTCTTCGACATTTGTTCCCGGCCATTGCGGAACGGTTCATGGGATTTAACCGGATCAAAGGGATTCCCTTTTTCGTGGCGGACATACGTCAAGGGATTGAGGAGGTGCTCGAATGGAAGTGA
- a CDS encoding CBS domain-containing protein has protein sequence MQKHIPTARKKPDAFQDALMKEPISELMTGLDLLVCSPEDTLDKIVKIFQKENKGCVLVYKNKKMVGILSNRDLLLRTTGTNVDLKKIKVEEVMTRDPGFLHPEDPIAFAINKMAMGGYRHVPIIRPDGTPVSILLIRDVLRYLSTSNKNY, from the coding sequence ATGCAAAAACATATCCCCACCGCGCGAAAAAAACCCGACGCTTTTCAGGACGCGTTGATGAAAGAACCGATTTCGGAACTTATGACGGGACTGGATTTGTTGGTGTGCAGCCCCGAGGACACCTTGGATAAAATTGTCAAGATTTTCCAGAAGGAAAACAAGGGGTGCGTTCTGGTCTACAAAAACAAAAAGATGGTGGGGATCCTTTCCAACCGCGATCTTCTCCTTCGGACCACAGGGACCAATGTTGACCTTAAGAAAATCAAAGTCGAAGAAGTGATGACCCGAGACCCGGGGTTCCTTCATCCCGAAGATCCCATTGCTTTCGCGATCAACAAAATGGCCATGGGAGGATACCGGCATGTCCCCATCATCCGTCCGGATGGAACACCCGTTAGCATTCTTCTGATACGGGACGTCTTGCGTTACCTTTCCACGTCCAACAAAAACTACTAA
- a CDS encoding 2-oxoacid:ferredoxin oxidoreductase subunit beta, with protein MEVNPLLAETRPPYTKNDFVSGAEVRWCPGCGDYSILGTMQQTLAKFSIPRENYVFVSGIGCSSRFPYYMKTYGFHTIHGRAPTVATGLRCVNKDLSIWVITGDGDGLSIGGNHILHAMRRNLNFNILLVNNQIYGLTKGQYSPTSPTGKVTKSSPYGSIEHPINPLCLAIASEATFIARTLDTDPRHMASMFERAMRHKGVSFIEIYQNCIIFNDKTHAPVTGRDTREDRMIYLEHGKPLVFGRPDKKKSMRLNGLYPEIVDYDPTNTRGLLIHDETDPRPNHAYLITQLVYPEFPVPFGVIRCVEKPTYDDLLNEQIQTVIKKKGRGDLKSLLHDENTWTVQ; from the coding sequence ATGGAAGTGAATCCTCTCCTCGCGGAAACCCGGCCCCCTTACACCAAAAACGATTTCGTTTCTGGGGCGGAAGTCCGGTGGTGCCCTGGATGTGGTGATTACTCTATCTTGGGCACCATGCAGCAAACCCTGGCCAAGTTTTCGATCCCCCGGGAAAACTACGTGTTTGTTTCGGGAATCGGATGTTCCTCTCGGTTTCCCTATTACATGAAGACCTACGGGTTTCACACCATCCACGGCCGTGCACCGACCGTCGCCACGGGCCTGCGTTGCGTGAACAAAGACCTATCCATTTGGGTGATCACGGGGGACGGGGATGGCCTTTCCATTGGCGGCAACCATATTCTCCATGCCATGCGCCGGAACCTGAACTTCAATATTCTGCTCGTGAACAACCAAATTTATGGGCTCACCAAGGGACAATATTCTCCCACCTCCCCAACGGGGAAAGTGACGAAATCTTCCCCCTATGGGTCCATCGAACACCCCATTAACCCGCTCTGCCTGGCCATCGCGTCCGAAGCCACGTTCATTGCCCGAACCCTGGACACAGACCCTCGCCACATGGCGTCCATGTTCGAACGGGCCATGAGGCACAAGGGCGTCTCCTTTATTGAGATCTACCAAAACTGCATCATTTTTAACGACAAGACCCACGCCCCCGTCACGGGTCGAGACACTCGGGAAGACCGCATGATTTACTTAGAACACGGCAAACCTCTCGTCTTTGGGCGGCCCGACAAAAAGAAATCCATGCGCCTCAACGGGCTCTATCCGGAAATAGTGGACTACGACCCCACCAACACGCGGGGTCTCCTGATCCACGATGAAACAGACCCCCGGCCGAACCACGCCTATCTGATCACCCAACTGGTCTACCCGGAATTCCCGGTCCCCTTTGGCGTCATTCGTTGTGTCGAAAAACCCACGTACGACGACCTTTTAAACGAACAGATCCAAACCGTTATTAAAAAGAAGGGCCGCGGCGATCTCAAATCCCTTCTTCACGACGAAAACACATGGACGGTCCAATGA